The genome window CAACACTtcccctctctcacacacttttAACCAGAACTTAGGGTTGATACTAAAAGTGTTATTGTTACGGCAACCGCCCGCAGAGTGACCTTTGACCCAGCGACCTCCAATTTGGTGGCTGTGGCTTAGATAGCTTCCTACATGAAGGGAAAtgacaaattaatataaatatcatttttgattaatattattattaaacgtgtaAATTATACACTAGATATTCAAACTATTTGCAGATGTATAATTTATAAGACAGCAAGTAACTATTCATGCAAATGCTCTCAAGAATGCATAAGACCAAAGATTCCCAAACTAGCAAAGTTGGCCGAGGTAGTGATggcgttgaaaaaaaaaaatccttattcctaatttatattttccttttaacatttttgctttattttttcattggAATGTAAAAAACAATGTAAGTGAATTTGAgtgtaaattaattattaaataaaaatatgatatatttttaattaagcaACTGTAAAATTTGATATAGACAATACCTGTGTAGATGCTTTGGAGGTGTCCTGTATCACTGAGGGGATAGCCTACTGTGACCTCATCAAATTCCTGCTGGAATTCTGTCTCGTCCATCCAGAATTCCCCCTCTGCCGTGCGGCCCAGTAGAGCCTGAGAACTGGAGAGCTCCAGAGAAGCCCAACCTGATCCACTgtacagagagacagacaaaacCAGTCAGACAGAAGCTGCATCACCAACATCTGCGTATGATTGTCACATTTCGCCCCCTAGTGCCAGTAGAACAACTGTCCCTCCCTCCACTTGTTCATCATGGTAAAATTAATGAACAACGATATCCACACAAAACAAATGACCACCAATATATCTGAAAGAAAATCGTAGTAGGTTTTCTAGGGACAATgaatataaataactatttaagaattgtaatattaataattatgtctAAAATAATTATAACCACTAATTTGACAGAAATAGTGTTTAAAGAATCACATTTTAGTGGAGCAGTATTGGTATTTCTCACTTTGTTCTTCaataatataatagttttaattaaaatatgtcaCATTCGGTCTGGTGTTGCATTCAGTCTAACTGCCAAAGATAAAAAGTTCAACATATCCTAAGCTCAAATAGGATTTAAAAGTTACACAGATATGaaaaattcacaattaaattaacaaatcattttaaaaacatctatttataatacatatattaaatataaggtacttaactcacaaaacaaaccaaaacattgACAAAGTTTGTGATAATTCAGCACTTTTTCTCTCCATACCTCTCTCTCCAGACCCCGGTCCAGCTCCTCCTGCCCCAGGGGTTTTGTATCCTGACCAGCTCCACTTGTTCACCTGTAGTGGTTGTCACATTTGTCCACTCCATCACACTCATGGCATGGAACTGACCAAGCTCTGGGATACCTGCAACAAACCCATTACTACAACTATTAAAGTACTATGATTAAATCCTCCCTATGGTGTTTTGTGAAAGATTTTCAGAAAACCGCACATTTAAGGAGTACATGTGGGTCATTGTAAAATCTGTAAACTATTAACTGTTGTTGCTGCAGTCTAAAATCATTCCCAAATAGTGCTGCCATtgttaactaaaaatattaaaaatcattgcaataaaacaaatgttaactgaaataaagtaaaatacaaatgataaataaactaaattagaaatgtttttaaagtaataataatggtcaaaataatgtaaagtactaaaataaaaataaacatccaGATCTATATCCAGATtgatatttaatatgaataattactgTAGTAGTATATTATTAATACTTAACTGGGCTCAGTTTTAGTGGATGTATTCATGTAATAACTGTGTCACTGTTGGAAAGTTCATTTAATTCAGCtttaagaagaaaaaagtcaGCGGTTGCTTTCCTCTCTCACCTGTGGGGGCGCTGTGGACACAGCAGCTGATGGCACATCGCTCCTTCAGCTGAAGTGAGAGTTCAGATAGTCTCATCCCGTGAGGTGTGTGTTGAGTCTGGGACTCGTTGGGCTGTTGTTTTTGAGACTCTGCCCCTTTAAGACTCCATCGTACTGCTATGGTTCCGCTCAAGTCCACAACTGCCTCACATACTTGCCCTGCCCACAAACGCTCGTATGAACCATGTAACCTAGCATGAAGAACAATTAACAACTTCTCAATTATTATGTTTTGCTTTTAGTTCACACATTACAGTTATACAAGTTATAGCACTTACTTGGCATAAGCTTTCTCCAAAAGTGCTACCCAGAATGCCCTGGGGCTCTGGCATCGTGAAAAGCAGAGATTGTCATTGATGCAGGGCAGTTGGTCATCCACCCGTACCTCTATCCAGCGCCCATTCTGCCAGAACTGGACACGGAACTCACCGTGGTAAACACGGTCACCCCACAAAGGCTGCTCTGGTGGAAATACCtgataacaaaaacaaacacacataaaaatacaACTTGACAACATTCAGTTAAAGTTTTTAAACCACAACTGTGTTAcatatttttttgaataaatctAATGTGTGAAATATGATCAAAGCTTCTTGGTATGTAACtggaatatttaaaatatttaaatctataATAACAGAGTGCAACAGTGATCACTCGCTTTTTCAGTGACCTTGGTTTCGAAAGCATCTTTGCCATTCAATTTTTCCCATTGGgattttaaaaacagtgtttgtgAAAGAGTTAAAAGCCATGAATCAGGCCATGAATAACTGGCACTTCTCTTGTTTCGACATCTTAGGATACATTGCTTGTTGTattcctcatctgtaagtcgctttggataaaagtgcctgccaattgataaatgtaaatgtaaatgtagctgtaaagtgaatcacaacattacaaactccTGCTCGaagcaaaaaagtatttgacaaTATTTTGCGGATAGTTTCACCCTATTAAACATGTAAGTTTTATTTccagttaaaatacaaaatgtccACAAGAAATCTGCCAGTGTTCACCTTGTTCAGAAGATGCTGGTTCTTGAGTAACATGGAGCAGGCACAAAGCAACCAGCAGTCTCCCAGGATGCCTTGCTTTGGGTGGGCCTCCACAGGGTCATCAGGGAAGAGCTGAGGCTGCTTGCAGATCTCCTGTTATATACAGAAGGAAAAGCACTGTAAATTCTGCCCAACAAGTGTTTGAAATCGCATCATCAGTAGGTACTACGTGAGGTTTAAAACTTCACGaccattaaaaaaagtattttctttataGTATGAATGAAATTCATCATGCTGTCACTGTTATGTTGTCAGGGAGTAGTAGATCATCCAAGTAATGTTTGCTTAGTGTTTAATGAACAATAAGAATTTTTACAAACTACTCTAGCTAACCCACTAAACCCACTCAGTTCTTATAGAAGATCTTCATGTGTACTCATTGGAGTAAATATATTACCTGTGGGAATGACTGAATATTATGGTACCTGTGGGCGGAGCCATGTGACATCACCCAACAATTTGGAGAGGGGCGTGGTGTAGTCACAGAAGAGTGAGGACTCATCAGCAGGAAAGTCCGGATCCACAAACATCCCATGATGCTCACTTTCCGTCTCCATGGCAACCGGAAACCGCTTCACTTCTGATAGACAAAACACTTTTAGTAACAGAGTGATCATCTGAGCATAGTTTACAgttttaaaaacatcaaacagTAACACAGAGTAAGACCGTTATCGTATCTTCATTGTCTTGTTTGTTCCAGCATGCATGTGATATTCAATTCAGTAGCCTATATCTAAAGAAAGCATACAGTTTAAAATTTCATCAATACGGCTTTTAACGGAAAAGTCACCTTCCCAGAAACCGTTTTAGTGTCAACCCTGTTCAGACATCTAACATCAGAGCGAGCATTAATATTCCATTTATCCAGACCTACCATCAGTTCAGCTGGGTTTGCTAGCACTTTAGATATACTGCCGGCGGTTTTGAATGACATGGCCAGATCGAAGCGAAGTAAAGCATCAAGTCAAAGTAAAATCCATCGACCTCGAGGTCGCTGAAACACAATCAGTacgttaaaagaaataaaaacactgcACCAAGGAAATCCATCCCAAAACCGGAAGGACGCGCGCGCCGCGGACAGCTCTGTCATCCGGGGCGGAGGAGCTGCAGCAAGCGCGCCCTCGAGCGGAACTCCTGAGAACTGCCAGCATTACAGATTTACTGTACAAATCGCATATTTCTGGTAAAggtctttcctttcctttcctttgatttagatttattttttatcttcgcTAATAAGACTTAATTTCAtggttaataaatgtttaataatagtaaaaaaaaaacattattgttgtTAATATGGGAGGCATTACTTACATAATTAgttacacattaaatataatgttaattacatttacttatatcatatattaatataataagcaACTGTTTTATTTACCTAAACTTTGTAACATGTGCAGAAAACGACTACAGTTACTTCAACTATAGTCATTTTTTCCCCTGCCGTCTTAAAAATCACAGTGTGATAAATTACTTGAAGaatgaaacaaaatacaattttattttcacaaGTGATAGTTAACTTGATTTTTCTTTGCTTTCTTCACATATCATGTCTCATACTTTATTTCCAGCATATGCCTACACTGACATGTTGTCCCTAGTAAACAAGTGCACTTAAAAGAAAATTGTATTGtggcaaaatgttttaaaatgacgcTATAACTGAAGGGCAGTCTTACAGGCTCTACTACAGAGACACACCCTGTCTGTAAAGTACAGCCCCCTCCATACTGTATAAATAATCATCTGAGAGATGTGACAGATACAGGGGCTCTTCGACTGAGGACCTTCAGTCTGAGGTAAATTTTATAGATTTATTCAAAGTGTTTAAATACATTCAGATTATAAAATAGGATTCTGAATTACATTTACTAAATTGAttgaaatattaatgtaatatttattacaaaatattaaatcaaacaaAAGTTATTAAACTATTGACTTTATATTACCAATGATAGCAGTGTTACTATGTTCTTGAAATTTcaaattaaagttaaatgttATGTGTTTAATTCTTTGGAGCATAAAATATTTTGTGGATATTACTAAGCAGCCACTCCTAAATTAATTTCCCCAAAAAGTGAGGGTCAGTGGCATTTTCAAACCACTGATCTATTTTTTGATGAGTTTCCTAACTGACGCTCAATAGAAATGCCATAATGTTAAGAACCTTAATTAAAATGTACTACTGTAATGAAGTTCTATACAGTCAATATTTTTAGTGTAAACATTAAAATAGCAGAAAATTTTCCTgttcagtttttttaaatgatagtataaAAATCTTAGATTCAATATAAAGCTATGCCATCATTAAATTGCCTGCTTATGATCCAAGTATATTTACAGCTTATGTGTTTGatatttagtattttgtttttgattaagATTTTGCCATGGGTGCCATGAGACTCTGCTTCCTGCTCCTCTGCCTCTTCTTGGCTGGTGTCTCTTCTTTGAGAAAACTTAACAATATTCATGACTTGAAGAACATTACATATGCAAAGTCTGCACCACGTCATGGACTTCAGTTATTGTTCTGGTTTGCCCAAAACATTGTGACTGTTGATCAGAACAAGATTCTTATCCTTGATTCAAATTTTGATCTTAATAGAGGTGACTTTGGATTCCATCATTATGGCAATAGAGAGGACATTCTCCCCTCATTGAGCTCTTGGCAGAGTTACTATTCGGTTGGCAATTTAAGATCTCCCGGAGCCAATGCATTGCCAGCCTATGTGCGGAAGTATTACAGAAACACCAATGTGCCAGAAAGAAACATGGACAGGCTCATTATCTCTGTGAAACAAAATAGGCCAAACAAGATACTCAGTGTATTTATTACAGCACATGACCTTAACAAGAATGAATTTAATCCTTCTGACACTTATGAGATTGATCCTGCTCTGCTCTTGCAGATTGGAGACCCGTATAACTGCACTGTGGATGAGAGCAATGTTTCTGGTATTTACACAATACCACGCAATACAGAAGACAGAGAATATGACAGATGCCTTCAGTTTCTGACAGAGACAGGATACAGCAGCAGTGACTGTAAACACAGTCCTATCAGCCGCAGAAAGAAACGCTCACCCTATTTGCAATGTAATGCATATGAAGGAATTAAACTAGAGTTAAAAGCAACTACAGAAGGTTTCTCAAAACTTCTTTGGGAGATACCTgctgaaattatgaaaaattcCAAATATGTATACATTGAAATTTGCCAAAACACTCGTTCCAGTGAAACTACTGAAGTTCATACACAGGTCAGGGAACGGCTGGATATTTATGACTCATCTGGGGCTTCAGATACTTCTGTCTCCATGAATGCTGGTCTCCAACCTCGACTGCGACTGTACCCATCACTTTTTGATTTTCAGTTTACTAATCCATACATTTGGTATGGACCAGAGTTTGATGGAGCTAACAGAGTGATTCCCGTCAGAATAAAGGGGTTTGACGCTAGTCTGCAGCTCTACACTGAAGACGGAAAAGCCTGTGCTCGACTCTACATCAAGAAAACCTTTAGCAACTGGAACAAAGTTTTTTCCCATTCATGGGTGGGGTTTTACAAGAGTTCACAAGATAAAAATGATGCCTATTCCACATATCAATATGCTGAGAAGTTTTCAAAGATTGAATACTATATCACACACAATTATGATATTTACCAGTACAGTTCCAGTTTAGCTATTGCTCGTGGAGTTCAAATCCGTTTTCTGCTGGacaaaaaatatgacaaaatttTAGCACAAACTACGCCCTGGGAGGGTGCTAAAGCATTGACAATATTGCCATCAGACTGTGGAACACAAAGTCAAGCTAAACTCTCATCAAATGTTCCTGAATTCTTTTATGGACCAGAGTATAATGATGTTGGTCTGCAGCTCTACACTGAAGACGGTAAAGCTTGTGCTCGACTTTATATCAAGAAGACCTTCACAGACTGGAAAGATTTATTTTACTACTCATGGGTGGGGTTTTACACTAGCTCACATGAGAAAAATGATGACTATTACACATATTACTATATTGTGAAGTTTGAAAAGATGGAGGAGATTGCTCATGAGAATTATGATATTTATCAGTACAAATCCAAACTGGACATTGTGCCCGGAGTACAGATCCGTTTCCTGAAAGACAAAAGTTCTGATAATGTATTAGTGAAAACTGAGCCATGGAAGAATGGTTAATGAATCCATAGAAGCTTTAAAGTAGGATAATGTTACACTAACAGTAATAATTCCTATTAACTTGACTTGAATGAGTctttattacaaatatacatCAACATCTGTAACAATCTGCTGTCCATGTCCTGATAAGAATGATCAATAACACATTGTTCTAACAATATCATGCACGGTTAATTACAGATCTCTCTAATGCTTAtatcttcatttgtttttaacGAACACTTATTCTAGATAAGATAATTTCTTGTTAGCAATAATCTTAAAATCCAAATTTAATTCTAATGTACAATATGCAATATAGCCTTGCTCTGTttgttgtatacatttttttccttctattttaaacaattttcttCCCTATTAAAATGCATCTGATGAAAGTGAGTTGAGTCTGTGTCCTTTTTGACATTCCAATGGACAGAACAAACATACCAAAATTGAATAATGGtggcagtttaaaaaaataaaaaatatagttatGTAAATGCTGTATTTCAAAATTTTGGGAAATGTCACatctgtttttaaaatgattaatgtatacaattatattaattacaaaatatgTTGGCCAAAGCaatcaaatatattaattaactaAGTGTTCAGCACTAAGAATGAACTAACTGATAATATATTTCACCTGAATATATGTTGCTCACATCTCAGCAGTTTTGATGAATGGCTacactatttttaattttttcatttcatCTGAATATCAACATTTGTGAGATTTAGTCAGTCAAAGACTCAACGTCATTAACTGAGGTTAATGAGGGTTTTGTGGACATGTAGGggccatattttacattttgtgccATAACAACTAAATaaggaaatgtttttatttattttctataataataCATTGTCTGATTAATCATCATCCTAAATAtgctaaattatatttgaatatgttcaaatataaaagtaaattttcttgttcttaaagctgcggtaggtaacttttgttgctctagcggttaataaacagaactgcttgcgtcttgcggaagaacatcgtagccggaactacttctctctgtttatgtctatgaagaatcacaaaggttatgggttactccgccgcggtacccgaagcaatctaaaatagtccgaatataaacacttattatagatgcaccctagtgattcaggacaagctaaaaacacagtttggaaaatggattcatggtgtactcgtttattatatacatttttctacattttgaacacaaacaaagttacagaccgcagctctgattggttgtttcttaacgggagcgatgtattttctgcaaatggcaataggaccactgggaggagccagaggagcttgattttttcacagattatctgtctcatattctactgtcaggacataatgacaggtttaacaaatatgtacaaaatatttttttacaaaagttaccttctGCAGCTTTAAGGGGGAATCTTCACCCATTTTACCCAGTTTGTGTGAAAAGTTCTATGgttttaactaaaacaaaactctttaaaatggacaaaaaatatGTGTTAGCACAATCTGCCAATAACAAGTTAGTACAAACATCAGTCTGCTCTGCATTTTGATGGGAACAAGAATTCTTATATGCACAAACCCATTTGGCCACTGCATTTAGAAAACACATCTGTTTCCTGATAGACAAAGGTTATGACAATAGCCCTACTACATTAGTACAAACAGAGCCCTAGAATACTGTTTAAAATATCctcattaataaatcatattacaataactgattcatatttttatcattgtatgagtttttgatttttatatatatggtgCAATATCAGACTAGGAAGAAAATGATTTCATGACTCATTCATTAAGACAAGTGACTTGATAGTGACAGTGGTTTTAGtttcataattaaaaacataatttatttgtcccCCACCATTTcattgatgtaattttttttttactaaatcatTAATCTCATACAATTATTCTAGCAATTATAATGTTAAAGTACATTAATGCTACCCCTAAGCTACATTGcaagtatattatatttatataatactttCTCACTCCACAatgtgctataaaaaaaaataaataaataaataaaaaacttattttaaattagacttggaataaacaaattaaaaatattccaATTGTTCATATAGGTTTCATAACTACCACAACCACAATCGTTGAAATatggtaatatttaaaatatatatactgtataaaaaaagagaaaaagaaagacaatacaagaaaaaaaagattgttttaaaCCTTTATACAATATACATTACAGACACATCTGCTTTTAGAGAAGCTTTATGGCATGGGTGTCAgtacttatttaattaaatggttttattcttttttaagtaACATAACTCAGCAGGTTAGGGTTAATGGGACACTTTCTGAGGTCAGATATAGCAGCACAGGAGTTCCACAAGGTTGTGTTTCATCGCCTGTGCTCTTTGCTTTATACACAAATGACTGCAGGAGCACatatactaataattatataatgaaatatgctgatgatactgtcaTTTTAAGTATCTTACAAAAAGGCATGGACCTATTATCTTACCACAGTGAAATAGATATTTTTTACTCAGTGGTGTGACA of Carassius gibelio isolate Cgi1373 ecotype wild population from Czech Republic chromosome A2, carGib1.2-hapl.c, whole genome shotgun sequence contains these proteins:
- the LOC127934865 gene encoding uncharacterized protein LOC127934865 — encoded protein: MGAMRLCFLLLCLFLAGVSSLRKLNNIHDLKNITYAKSAPRHGLQLLFWFAQNIVTVDQNKILILDSNFDLNRGDFGFHHYGNREDILPSLSSWQSYYSVGNLRSPGANALPAYVRKYYRNTNVPERNMDRLIISVKQNRPNKILSVFITAHDLNKNEFNPSDTYEIDPALLLQIGDPYNCTVDESNVSGIYTIPRNTEDREYDRCLQFLTETGYSSSDCKHSPISRRKKRSPYLQCNAYEGIKLELKATTEGFSKLLWEIPAEIMKNSKYVYIEICQNTRSSETTEVHTQVRERLDIYDSSGASDTSVSMNAGLQPRLRLYPSLFDFQFTNPYIWYGPEFDGANRVIPVRIKGFDASLQLYTEDGKACARLYIKKTFSNWNKVFSHSWVGFYKSSQDKNDAYSTYQYAEKFSKIEYYITHNYDIYQYSSSLAIARGVQIRFLLDKKYDKILAQTTPWEGAKALTILPSDCGTQSQAKLSSNVPEFFYGPEYNDVGLQLYTEDGKACARLYIKKTFTDWKDLFYYSWVGFYTSSHEKNDDYYTYYYIVKFEKMEEIAHENYDIYQYKSKLDIVPGVQIRFLKDKSSDNVLVKTEPWKNG
- the capn10 gene encoding calpain-10, whose amino-acid sequence is METESEHHGMFVDPDFPADESSLFCDYTTPLSKLLGDVTWLRPQEICKQPQLFPDDPVEAHPKQGILGDCWLLCACSMLLKNQHLLNKVFPPEQPLWGDRVYHGEFRVQFWQNGRWIEVRVDDQLPCINDNLCFSRCQSPRAFWVALLEKAYAKLHGSYERLWAGQVCEAVVDLSGTIAVRWSLKGAESQKQQPNESQTQHTPHGMRLSELSLQLKERCAISCCVHSAPTGIPELGQFHAMSVMEWTNVTTTTGEQVELVRIQNPWGRRSWTGVWRESGSGWASLELSSSQALLGRTAEGEFWMDETEFQQEFDEVTVGYPLSDTGHLQSIYTGSYLSHSHQIGGRWVKGHSAGGCRNNNTFSINPKFWLKVCERGEVLLSLLQHGHPEPPAEGSTQQHSHLQAIALHVWKVEKKHFNLMRTLNKPPLVSHTHAYNREVVVHTHLNPGFYLLVPSTFLQGAEGRFLLRVHSSCSTSLSVMKSPPPLQHCSEGEWESVSSHGCWSVGSTAGGSRNFTTHGLNPRIPFTVTYDPGGSNVKVTLCQNRPENSLHAIGFHIYKVPDGDSLLSPGAMSPVVSCVPHAHSQEVSVFCHLQPGKYVIIPSTYQPELSAHFTLTFTCRINRKAVQSQERLGHAVQEVSCISVMRR